A single window of Channa argus isolate prfri chromosome 10, Channa argus male v1.0, whole genome shotgun sequence DNA harbors:
- the LOC137133775 gene encoding uncharacterized protein isoform X1, which produces MKAVVGLLVMLLGVASGVETYCDGRQNGAQCYGALGGTVVLHLLDNAAGKKFLWKKNSTNIIQWNNNELVYNDIQQRSFFTPSNGTFSINDLTRIDGGKYKLHLFDSTGRISALRILQLSIQAPVSSVLLVSECLSQGEMMVSCSSEGGDSLQYSWTLDGHTLTNAEFLSGNNETNSIALKQQSGIMSAVSPKKRRHLTVASYLLTAPPMGNKYHSGCLKLITHCVLNQQQTLQPPHTLWSKIMNKK; this is translated from the exons ATGAAAGCTGTGGTTGGACTATTGGTGATGCTCCTCGGTGTCGCTAGTG GTGTGGAAACCTACTGTGATGGCAGACAGAATGGAGCTCAATGCTATGGAGCTTTGGGAGGAACTGTGGTTCTTCATCTGCTGGACAAcgctgcaggaaaaaaattcCTATGGAAGAAGAACAGCACAAATATAATTCAGTGGAATAACAATGAACTTGTGTATAATGACATACAGCAAAGATCCTTCTTTACTCCCAGTAATGGAACATTTAGTATCAATGACCTGACCAGAATTGATGGTGGTAAATATAAACTTCACCTGTTTGATTCAACTGGACGAATATCAGCTCTAAGAATTCTACAGTTGTCTATTCAag CTCCTGTGTCCTCTGTCCTGCTGGTCTCTGAGTGTCTGTCCCAGGGAGAGATGATGGTGTCCTGCTCCTCTGAAGGAGGGGACAGTCTTCAGTACAGCTGGACTCTGGAtggacacacacttacaaatgcTGAGTTCCTTTCTGGAAATAATGAGACTAACAGCATCGCTCTGAAACAACAGTCAGGAATCATGTCAGCAGTGTCTCCAAAGAAGAGACGACACCTGACTGTG GCTTCATATTTATTAACTGCACCTCCAATGGGAAACAAATATCACAGTGGGTGTTTAAAGCTAATAACACACTGTGTATTGAACCAACAACAAACCCTACAacctccacacacactgtgg AGCAAGATAATGAACAAGAAGTGA
- the LOC137133776 gene encoding T-cell surface antigen CD2-like isoform X1, whose product MKAVVGLLVMLLGVASGVETYCDGRENGAQCYGALGGAVVLHLMDNAAVKKIQWKKNGTDIIHWNNNKLVYNKIQDRSFFTPSNGTFIISNLSRIDGGEYKLQLFDSNGTNSALRILQLSIQAPVSSVLLVSECLSKGEMRVSCSSEGGDSPQYSWTLDGHTQTDTELLSGNNETNSITLKQQVSGNLVCSVRNHVSSVSKEETITDCGFIFINCTSNGTQISQWVFKANNTLCIEPTTNPTTSTHTVGNMPVVAGVLTALVLLLVIGLAVICTQTKKKNNKPKGTKQNIFQNQNQKYFVTSPFYLAEEDNEQEVTYADVSMQELGRQLQQSAEVEVELSQVRFSGRPQQTVKQSGDDCVYAKVHRDR is encoded by the exons ATGAAAGCTGTGGTTGGACTATTGGTGATGCTCCTTGGTGTCGCTAGTG GTGTGGAAACCTACTGTGATGGCAGAGAGAATGGAGCTCAGTGCTATGGAGCTTTGGGAGGAGCTGTGGTTCTTCATCTGATGGACAatgctgcagtaaaaaaaatccaatggAAGAAGAACGGCACAGACATAATTCACTGGAATAACAATAAACTTGTGTATAATAAGATACAGGACCGATCCTTCTTTACTCCCAGTAATGGAACATTTATAATCAGTAACCTGAGCAGAATTGATGGTGGTGAATATAAACTTCAGCTGTTTGATTCAAATGGAACGAACTCAGCTCTGCGAATTCTACAGTTGTCTATTCAgg CTCCTGTGTCCTCTGTCCTGCTGGTCTCTGAGTGTCTGTCCAAGGGAGAGATGAGGGTGTCCTGCTCCTCTGAAGGAGGGGACAGTCCTCAGTACAGCTGGACTCtggatggacacacacagacagatactGAGCTCCTCTCTGGAAATAATGAGACTAACAGCATCACTCTGAAACAACAGGTCTCAGGAAACCTGGTCTGTTCAGTCAGGAATCATGTCAGCAGTGTTTCCAAAGAAGAGACAATAACTGACTGTG GCTTCATATTTATTAACTGCACCTCCAATGGGACACAAATATCACAGTGGGTGTTTAAAGCCAATAACACACTGTGTATTGAACCAACAACAAACCCTACAacctccacacacactgtgg GTAATATGCCAGTGGTGGCTGGTGTACTTACAGCACTGGTTCTTCTCTTAGTGATTGGGCTGGCAGTCATCTGTACtcagactaaaaagaaaaacaacaaacctaaaggtacaaaacaaaacatttttcagaatcagaatcagaaatactttgtCACTTCTCCTTTCTATTTGGCAGAGGAAGATAATGAACAAGAAGTGACCTATGCAGATGTCAGCATGCAGGAACTGGggaggcagctgcagcagtcagcagaggtggaggtggaacTCAGCCAAGTCAGGTTTTCTGGTCGGCCTCAGCAAACTGTCAAACAATCAGGAGACGACTGTGTTTATGCCAAGGTCCACAGAGACAGGTAG
- the LOC137133776 gene encoding T-cell surface antigen CD2-like isoform X2: MKAVVGLLVMLLGVASGVETYCDGRENGAQCYGALGGAVVLHLMDNAAVKKIQWKKNGTDIIHWNNNKLVYNKIQDRSFFTPSNGTFIISNLSRIDGGEYKLQLFDSNGTNSALRILQLSIQAPVSSVLLVSECLSKGEMRVSCSSEGGDSPQYSWTLDGHTQTDTELLSGNNETNSITLKQQVSGNLVCSVRNHVSSVSKEETITDCGFIFINCTSNGTQISQWVFKANNTLCIEPTTNPTTSTHTVGNMPVVAGVLTALVLLLVIGLAVICTQTKKKNNKPKEEDNEQEVTYADVSMQELGRQLQQSAEVEVELSQVRFSGRPQQTVKQSGDDCVYAKVHRDR, encoded by the exons ATGAAAGCTGTGGTTGGACTATTGGTGATGCTCCTTGGTGTCGCTAGTG GTGTGGAAACCTACTGTGATGGCAGAGAGAATGGAGCTCAGTGCTATGGAGCTTTGGGAGGAGCTGTGGTTCTTCATCTGATGGACAatgctgcagtaaaaaaaatccaatggAAGAAGAACGGCACAGACATAATTCACTGGAATAACAATAAACTTGTGTATAATAAGATACAGGACCGATCCTTCTTTACTCCCAGTAATGGAACATTTATAATCAGTAACCTGAGCAGAATTGATGGTGGTGAATATAAACTTCAGCTGTTTGATTCAAATGGAACGAACTCAGCTCTGCGAATTCTACAGTTGTCTATTCAgg CTCCTGTGTCCTCTGTCCTGCTGGTCTCTGAGTGTCTGTCCAAGGGAGAGATGAGGGTGTCCTGCTCCTCTGAAGGAGGGGACAGTCCTCAGTACAGCTGGACTCtggatggacacacacagacagatactGAGCTCCTCTCTGGAAATAATGAGACTAACAGCATCACTCTGAAACAACAGGTCTCAGGAAACCTGGTCTGTTCAGTCAGGAATCATGTCAGCAGTGTTTCCAAAGAAGAGACAATAACTGACTGTG GCTTCATATTTATTAACTGCACCTCCAATGGGACACAAATATCACAGTGGGTGTTTAAAGCCAATAACACACTGTGTATTGAACCAACAACAAACCCTACAacctccacacacactgtgg GTAATATGCCAGTGGTGGCTGGTGTACTTACAGCACTGGTTCTTCTCTTAGTGATTGGGCTGGCAGTCATCTGTACtcagactaaaaagaaaaacaacaaacctaaag AGGAAGATAATGAACAAGAAGTGACCTATGCAGATGTCAGCATGCAGGAACTGGggaggcagctgcagcagtcagcagaggtggaggtggaacTCAGCCAAGTCAGGTTTTCTGGTCGGCCTCAGCAAACTGTCAAACAATCAGGAGACGACTGTGTTTATGCCAAGGTCCACAGAGACAGGTAG
- the LOC137133775 gene encoding uncharacterized protein isoform X2 — MKAVVGLLVMLLGVASGVETYCDGRQNGAQCYGALGGTVVLHLLDNAAGKKFLWKKNSTNIIQWNNNELVYNDIQQRSFFTPSNGTFSINDLTRIDGGKYKLHLFDSTGRISALRILQLSIQAPVSSVLLVSECLSQGEMMVSCSSEGGDSLQYSWTLDGHTLTNAEFLSGNNETNSIALKQQSGIMSAVSPKKRRHLTVASYLLTAPPMGNKYHSGCLKLITHCVLNQQQTLQPPHTLWVICQ; from the exons ATGAAAGCTGTGGTTGGACTATTGGTGATGCTCCTCGGTGTCGCTAGTG GTGTGGAAACCTACTGTGATGGCAGACAGAATGGAGCTCAATGCTATGGAGCTTTGGGAGGAACTGTGGTTCTTCATCTGCTGGACAAcgctgcaggaaaaaaattcCTATGGAAGAAGAACAGCACAAATATAATTCAGTGGAATAACAATGAACTTGTGTATAATGACATACAGCAAAGATCCTTCTTTACTCCCAGTAATGGAACATTTAGTATCAATGACCTGACCAGAATTGATGGTGGTAAATATAAACTTCACCTGTTTGATTCAACTGGACGAATATCAGCTCTAAGAATTCTACAGTTGTCTATTCAag CTCCTGTGTCCTCTGTCCTGCTGGTCTCTGAGTGTCTGTCCCAGGGAGAGATGATGGTGTCCTGCTCCTCTGAAGGAGGGGACAGTCTTCAGTACAGCTGGACTCTGGAtggacacacacttacaaatgcTGAGTTCCTTTCTGGAAATAATGAGACTAACAGCATCGCTCTGAAACAACAGTCAGGAATCATGTCAGCAGTGTCTCCAAAGAAGAGACGACACCTGACTGTG GCTTCATATTTATTAACTGCACCTCCAATGGGAAACAAATATCACAGTGGGTGTTTAAAGCTAATAACACACTGTGTATTGAACCAACAACAAACCCTACAacctccacacacactgtgg GTAATATGCCAGTAG